A single genomic interval of Fimbriimonadaceae bacterium harbors:
- a CDS encoding tetratricopeptide repeat protein: MSIVGKWFGFGRDESYDAGVRAYESGAFNEAVGLFDRCLSGTHEPTLTRLARFYLGLCHVKLGHLAAEAGDHESAADQFVRAIDLHPAYPDLHYHLSTACGAMGKSDEELEQLETAVRLNPNYAQALLRLALRTYESGRHAQALEYLTGAAKVGKGIDTAAYQELARAHAAGDHDRALAHLRTLSVEPPHETEQHVRLAEAHVKARRFVEASHAYEAALALAPEYADLRFRYGETLMEQGRVEDAAEQFRAALAINPKYADAHAFLGIALRRLGRTAESKEAFAKALASNPDHPIASIEANRLGR, encoded by the coding sequence ATGTCGATCGTTGGCAAGTGGTTTGGGTTTGGCCGGGACGAATCGTACGACGCGGGCGTGCGCGCGTATGAGTCCGGTGCGTTCAACGAGGCCGTCGGGCTGTTTGACAGGTGCCTGTCCGGCACCCACGAACCCACTTTGACCCGCCTCGCCCGGTTCTACCTGGGTCTTTGTCACGTCAAACTCGGCCACCTGGCCGCCGAGGCCGGTGATCATGAATCCGCTGCCGATCAGTTCGTGCGGGCGATCGATCTGCACCCGGCTTACCCGGACCTTCACTATCACCTTTCCACGGCATGCGGCGCCATGGGGAAGTCGGATGAGGAGCTCGAACAACTGGAAACGGCCGTGCGCCTCAACCCGAACTACGCACAGGCACTCCTCAGATTGGCTCTTCGCACGTACGAGTCCGGCCGCCACGCGCAGGCCCTCGAGTACCTGACCGGTGCCGCCAAAGTTGGAAAGGGGATCGATACCGCCGCGTATCAGGAGCTGGCGAGGGCCCATGCGGCAGGGGATCACGACCGAGCCCTGGCGCACCTTCGCACCTTGAGCGTGGAACCGCCCCACGAGACCGAGCAACATGTGCGGCTTGCGGAGGCACATGTGAAGGCGCGGCGGTTTGTCGAGGCCTCTCACGCCTACGAGGCCGCTCTCGCGCTTGCTCCGGAGTACGCCGACCTGCGCTTCCGCTACGGCGAGACTCTCATGGAGCAGGGCAGGGTCGAGGACGCTGCCGAACAGTTTCGCGCGGCCCTGGCCATCAATCCCAAGTACGCGGACGCCCACGCCTTCCTGGGCATCGCCCTGAGACGTCTGGGGCGCACGGCGGAGTCGAAGGAGGCCTTCGCCAAGGCGCTCGCCAGCAACCCCGACCACCCGATCGCCTCGATCGAAGCCAACCGCCTGGGCCGCTGA
- a CDS encoding polysaccharide deacetylase family protein, which yields MLRRFHQWGILLLLAVWGCGRGAAAPNADVVAASPPKPAATARVTERAANTEGSVLILEYHRVRKKEARWDRSTVAFREDLERLYRLGFRPVTLVEMLDGLKTLPPGASPVVFTFDDSDPSQFKMLDDGSVDPECAVGIWAKFAEEHPDFPVRASFYVLPPTPWGQAKWIDAKFEWLKKHGCEIGSHTVTHRSLKTLTDAEVAEELGGAKDFLAGHGVELQTMALPLGISPRNAALLESAPWKGGHVVHRAALLVGAGPAPSPSDPKFNPFRLPRIQAIEGDYGITYWLDKVESGDVQPFVQP from the coding sequence ATGTTGCGACGATTTCATCAATGGGGAATCCTTCTGCTCCTCGCTGTCTGGGGATGCGGGCGCGGCGCCGCTGCGCCGAACGCCGACGTCGTCGCGGCCTCTCCGCCCAAACCTGCCGCCACGGCACGCGTCACGGAGCGGGCCGCCAACACCGAGGGAAGCGTTCTTATTCTGGAATATCATCGCGTCCGGAAGAAAGAGGCGCGCTGGGACCGCTCGACCGTCGCCTTCCGCGAAGACCTGGAAAGACTGTACCGGCTGGGCTTCCGACCCGTGACGCTCGTCGAGATGTTGGACGGTCTCAAAACGCTTCCACCCGGGGCTTCCCCCGTGGTGTTCACGTTCGACGATTCCGACCCTTCCCAGTTCAAGATGCTGGACGACGGCTCGGTCGATCCCGAGTGCGCCGTCGGCATCTGGGCCAAGTTCGCCGAGGAGCACCCCGATTTCCCGGTGCGCGCGAGCTTCTACGTTCTGCCGCCGACGCCGTGGGGCCAGGCGAAATGGATCGACGCCAAATTCGAGTGGCTGAAGAAGCATGGGTGCGAGATCGGCAGCCACACGGTCACCCACCGCAGCCTCAAGACGCTCACCGACGCCGAGGTCGCCGAAGAGCTGGGCGGCGCGAAGGACTTCTTGGCCGGCCACGGCGTGGAGCTTCAGACGATGGCGCTGCCTCTCGGCATCTCGCCGCGCAACGCGGCCCTCCTCGAATCCGCGCCTTGGAAGGGCGGGCACGTCGTGCACCGCGCCGCGCTGCTGGTCGGCGCGGGTCCCGCCCCTTCGCCCAGCGACCCGAAGTTCAACCCGTTCCGGCTGCCGCGCATCCAGGCGATCGAGGGGGACTACGGCATCACGTACTGGCTGGACAAGGTGGAATCGGGCGACGTCCAGCCGTTCGTTCAGCCCTGA
- a CDS encoding putative glycoside hydrolase has product MKSSQHVHWLVLGYALAAGVLSGCSAKTPVVSKPPRQAQAPTPPPPPRFPKPEHVRGIYLTAWKAGESKMLDNVLAMVARTEINAIVIDVRDAGHVYFKSDIPLAVESGAQTVAVVKPDRLFDTLEKAKVYPIARIACFRDDFVPNVRKELAVQLADGRAWKDGSGHTWLDPYNKENWEYIGKIVDFALDLGFPEIQLDYVRFPSEGKASTQVFPAKKAYPDSAASPTQVVSAFAHFIRDRVKKRSAVFSGDIFGIVSSGSGDQGIGQELEMIAEPFDLICPMVYPSHFAKGEYGIRDPNSSPHAIVAKSLGDYARRLPQKHLRPWLQDFSLGVKYGKDEVRAQIKAAREMGYSEYLLWNPLGRYTEAGMKDNSDLPLGTGPKTSPSPQPLPPGGARG; this is encoded by the coding sequence ATGAAATCGTCGCAACATGTGCATTGGCTGGTTCTAGGATACGCCCTGGCGGCGGGCGTTCTCTCGGGCTGCTCCGCAAAAACGCCCGTCGTCTCGAAACCGCCCCGGCAGGCCCAAGCGCCGACCCCGCCGCCGCCCCCGCGGTTTCCCAAGCCCGAGCACGTGCGCGGCATCTACCTCACCGCGTGGAAGGCGGGCGAGTCGAAGATGCTGGACAACGTGCTGGCGATGGTGGCGCGCACCGAAATCAACGCGATCGTCATCGACGTGCGCGACGCGGGACACGTCTACTTCAAATCCGACATCCCGCTCGCGGTGGAGTCCGGCGCGCAGACCGTGGCCGTTGTCAAGCCCGATCGGCTGTTCGACACGCTGGAGAAGGCCAAGGTCTATCCCATCGCCCGCATCGCGTGCTTCCGGGACGACTTTGTGCCCAACGTGAGGAAGGAGCTCGCCGTCCAACTGGCCGATGGGCGCGCGTGGAAGGACGGTTCGGGCCACACGTGGCTCGACCCCTACAACAAGGAGAACTGGGAGTACATCGGCAAGATCGTCGATTTCGCGCTGGACCTCGGATTCCCCGAGATCCAGCTCGACTACGTGCGCTTCCCCAGCGAGGGGAAAGCCTCGACCCAAGTCTTTCCCGCGAAGAAGGCGTATCCGGACTCCGCCGCCTCGCCGACCCAGGTGGTCTCGGCGTTCGCCCACTTCATCCGGGACCGCGTGAAGAAACGCTCGGCGGTCTTCTCGGGCGACATTTTCGGGATCGTCAGTTCCGGAAGTGGAGACCAAGGGATCGGCCAAGAGCTGGAGATGATCGCCGAGCCGTTCGACCTGATCTGCCCCATGGTCTACCCCTCCCACTTCGCGAAGGGGGAGTACGGCATCAGGGACCCCAACTCCTCGCCCCACGCGATCGTCGCCAAGTCCCTCGGCGATTACGCCCGCAGGCTTCCGCAGAAGCACCTTCGGCCGTGGCTCCAGGACTTCTCCCTGGGGGTGAAGTACGGGAAGGACGAGGTGCGGGCCCAGATCAAAGCCGCGCGCGAGATGGGCTACAGCGAGTACCTGCTCTGGAACCCCCTCGGGCGCTACACGGAGGCGGGGATGAAGGACAACTCGGACCTCCCGCTAGGCACAGGCCCAAAGACAAGCCCCTCACCCCAACCCCTCCCCCCCGGTGGGGCGAGGGGCTAG
- a CDS encoding thioredoxin family protein encodes MKFKNLLLLAVAASSLALSSVAGATDAKWLTSYDEAVKLSKKTGKPILADFTGSDWCSWCKKLKAEVFGTPTFQTWAAKNVILLELDFPRTKPIAASLKQQNQKLAQKYSVRGFPTILFLKADGSVLGQSGYMPGGATAWTKHASQQLKK; translated from the coding sequence ATGAAATTCAAGAATCTCCTACTGCTCGCCGTTGCGGCCTCGTCGCTGGCCCTCTCCAGCGTGGCCGGCGCCACCGACGCCAAGTGGCTCACGTCGTACGACGAGGCTGTCAAGCTGTCGAAGAAGACCGGCAAGCCCATCCTCGCCGACTTCACGGGCAGCGACTGGTGCAGCTGGTGCAAGAAGCTGAAGGCCGAGGTCTTCGGAACTCCCACCTTCCAGACCTGGGCCGCCAAGAACGTGATCCTGCTCGAGCTGGACTTCCCGCGCACGAAGCCGATCGCAGCCTCGCTCAAGCAGCAGAACCAGAAGCTCGCGCAGAAGTATTCGGTCCGCGGATTCCCGACGATCCTCTTCCTGAAGGCGGACGGTTCCGTGCTGGGCCAGTCCGGCTACATGCCCGGCGGCGCGACGGCCTGGACCAAGCACGCCTCGCAACAGCTGAAGAAATAG
- a CDS encoding formylglycine-generating enzyme family protein, with product MKSRWWPVLLVALAGCAPPASTPPAPSKAAPAGMVWIPGGEFQMGSEDGRPDERPVHTVELDGFWMDTHEVTNAEFKRFIDATGYVTVAERPLDPKDFPGVPPDKLVPGSLVFHEPGADQQVQGYLEWWVYLPGASWKHPLGPESDLKGLEDHPVTHVAYEDAEAYAKWAGKSMPTEAQWEYAARGGLKGESYPWGNELVDGGKDQANIWQGTFPRKNTEKDGFRLTAPVGSFAPNGYGLYDMAGNVWEWCADWYRPDGYTSSTKRNPTGPDSSFDPDEPGVPKHVVRGGSFLCTDQYCSGYRVASRMKSTADTGLANTGFRCVKNPEVAK from the coding sequence GTGAAGTCTCGATGGTGGCCGGTCCTTCTCGTGGCGTTGGCGGGGTGCGCACCGCCCGCTTCGACTCCCCCCGCGCCATCAAAGGCCGCGCCGGCCGGCATGGTGTGGATCCCCGGCGGCGAGTTCCAGATGGGTTCGGAGGACGGCCGCCCCGACGAGCGCCCCGTTCACACGGTGGAGCTCGACGGGTTCTGGATGGACACCCACGAGGTCACCAACGCCGAGTTCAAGCGGTTCATCGACGCGACGGGCTACGTGACGGTGGCCGAACGCCCCCTCGACCCCAAGGATTTCCCCGGTGTCCCGCCCGATAAGCTTGTGCCTGGCTCCCTGGTCTTTCACGAGCCAGGCGCGGACCAGCAGGTGCAGGGCTATCTCGAGTGGTGGGTGTACCTGCCCGGCGCGAGCTGGAAGCACCCGCTGGGGCCCGAGAGCGACCTGAAGGGACTTGAGGACCATCCGGTCACCCACGTGGCCTACGAGGACGCCGAAGCGTATGCCAAGTGGGCCGGGAAATCGATGCCCACCGAGGCGCAGTGGGAGTACGCGGCCCGGGGCGGGTTGAAAGGCGAGAGCTACCCGTGGGGAAACGAACTGGTGGACGGCGGCAAGGACCAGGCGAATATCTGGCAGGGGACGTTCCCCAGGAAGAACACGGAGAAGGATGGCTTCCGTCTCACGGCGCCGGTTGGGAGCTTTGCGCCCAACGGCTACGGCCTTTATGACATGGCGGGGAACGTGTGGGAGTGGTGCGCGGACTGGTACCGCCCCGACGGGTACACCTCGTCCACGAAGCGCAACCCGACCGGTCCCGACTCCAGTTTCGATCCCGACGAACCCGGGGTGCCCAAGCACGTGGTGAGGGGCGGGTCGTTCCTCTGCACCGACCAGTACTGCTCGGGCTACCGCGTCGCCTCGCGGATGAAGAGCACGGCCGACACCGGGCTTGCGAACACCGGGTTCCGGTGTGTGAAGAACCCCGAGGTGGCAAAGTGA
- a CDS encoding PQQ-binding-like beta-propeller repeat protein: MSRLSRRDVLRAGAAAAFAPRLPFRREDGFTFGFFSDTHVSDRANLEACVAMGREMVAGFDPAFCVNGGDVVEVGWATEYDRYKGVLEALAGRETHHIPGNHDVRWAPRGLMLFRERLGQPFRRFDHGGCRFMLLDSTVPLSHYGHYESAQLRWFETSLKDVGRETPVFVFTHHWIGLDRVMVDNESALIRLLEPYNVKIVFNGHGHNDLLWHTDGMLCTMNKGLYQGSFQKVEVDTGRGEVRLSRRSTENPMKLLATVPLKSDRAKRPVWALSNERIQEGSTLWLRTARQAEVRWDDGPWTPTLGRIPTTDRQPGEHRVSIREGGAGRMAMFDVTVEGGGLRPLWRRKLTGGVMSHLVLSGSRLCVSAMDGSVWCLDKASGDVVWKAKTGGYCHSSPALSGDTLVVGSSNGFVNAVAASDGAYKWSVHTGGPVYASAAIAKGIVAMASGDGRVYGLDVESGREMWRFILPPSPSAFSQSIAASDGERFFIGAWDKHLYALDVESGGVVWSAACTDKTFAYSPAIGSPTYGNGRVYVPSNDNGLWAFDARTGEVAWRATTSADKFGYSGPCLVDDRIVIGCLGDNGEARCVSAVDGKEIWTAKVGSVIYDSSPAVADGMAYVGSVDGLLHQIRMSDGEVTARYRMPQGHFLASPAAEKGRVYAGTYSDWVLGFATPEELLR; this comes from the coding sequence GTGAGCCGGCTCTCCAGGCGCGACGTTCTCCGCGCGGGAGCGGCCGCCGCGTTCGCGCCCCGGTTGCCTTTCCGGCGCGAGGACGGGTTCACGTTCGGGTTCTTCAGCGACACCCACGTCTCCGATCGCGCGAACCTCGAAGCGTGCGTGGCGATGGGGCGGGAGATGGTGGCGGGGTTCGATCCGGCGTTCTGCGTGAACGGCGGCGATGTCGTGGAGGTGGGTTGGGCGACGGAGTACGACCGCTACAAGGGGGTGCTCGAGGCCCTCGCGGGGAGGGAGACGCACCACATTCCCGGCAACCACGACGTGCGGTGGGCGCCGCGCGGTCTGATGCTGTTCCGGGAACGGCTCGGGCAGCCCTTCCGTCGGTTCGACCACGGCGGGTGCCGGTTCATGCTGCTCGACAGCACGGTGCCGCTCTCGCACTACGGCCACTACGAGAGTGCGCAGCTCAGGTGGTTTGAGACGTCGCTGAAGGACGTGGGGCGGGAGACGCCCGTGTTCGTCTTCACGCACCACTGGATCGGGTTGGACCGCGTGATGGTGGACAACGAGAGCGCCCTCATCCGCCTGCTCGAGCCCTACAACGTGAAGATCGTGTTCAACGGGCACGGCCACAACGACCTGCTGTGGCACACGGACGGGATGCTCTGCACGATGAACAAGGGGCTTTACCAGGGCTCGTTCCAGAAGGTGGAGGTGGACACGGGTCGCGGCGAGGTGCGCCTTTCCCGACGCTCCACCGAGAACCCGATGAAGCTCTTGGCGACGGTTCCCCTCAAGTCGGACCGCGCGAAGCGCCCCGTGTGGGCGCTCAGCAACGAGCGCATCCAAGAGGGTTCGACGCTGTGGCTTCGGACGGCCCGTCAAGCCGAGGTGCGTTGGGACGACGGCCCCTGGACCCCGACGCTGGGGAGGATTCCCACCACGGACCGCCAGCCGGGCGAGCACAGGGTGTCCATTCGCGAGGGCGGGGCCGGGCGCATGGCGATGTTCGACGTGACCGTGGAGGGTGGAGGGCTTCGTCCGCTTTGGCGAAGGAAACTCACCGGCGGGGTCATGTCGCATCTGGTGTTGAGTGGGTCCCGGCTTTGCGTGAGCGCGATGGACGGCTCGGTGTGGTGTCTCGACAAGGCGAGTGGCGACGTGGTGTGGAAGGCCAAGACGGGCGGGTACTGCCACTCTTCCCCGGCGCTCTCGGGGGACACGCTGGTGGTTGGGAGCAGCAATGGCTTTGTGAATGCCGTTGCGGCTTCGGACGGAGCCTACAAGTGGTCTGTTCATACGGGGGGGCCGGTCTACGCAAGCGCTGCCATTGCGAAGGGGATCGTCGCGATGGCCTCGGGCGATGGTCGTGTCTACGGTTTGGATGTGGAGTCCGGGCGTGAAATGTGGCGCTTCATACTCCCGCCGAGCCCGTCGGCTTTCTCGCAGAGCATAGCGGCCTCCGATGGGGAGCGCTTCTTCATCGGCGCCTGGGACAAGCACCTCTATGCCCTCGACGTGGAATCCGGGGGTGTTGTGTGGAGCGCGGCGTGCACAGACAAGACCTTCGCCTACTCCCCCGCGATCGGATCGCCGACCTACGGAAACGGGCGGGTCTATGTTCCCTCCAATGACAACGGCCTCTGGGCATTCGACGCGCGCACGGGCGAGGTCGCGTGGCGCGCGACGACGTCCGCCGACAAGTTCGGCTACTCGGGCCCCTGCCTCGTGGACGACAGGATCGTGATCGGGTGTTTGGGCGACAACGGAGAGGCGCGCTGCGTTTCGGCGGTCGACGGCAAGGAGATCTGGACCGCGAAGGTGGGCAGCGTCATCTACGACTCTTCGCCCGCGGTGGCCGACGGGATGGCGTACGTCGGGTCGGTGGACGGCCTGCTGCACCAGATCCGAATGAGCGACGGCGAGGTGACCGCCCGCTACCGCATGCCGCAAGGCCACTTCCTCGCCTCTCCCGCCGCCGAGAAGGGCCGCGTGTACGCGGGGACGTACAGCGACTGGGTTTTGGGGTTCGCAACACCCGAAGAATTACTGCGCTAA
- a CDS encoding FAD-dependent oxidoreductase has protein sequence MRVAIVGAGMAGLGAGRRLSRHGWNPVLFEIEDHVGGRIVTEALGPYVFDSGATDLAPGSTNLADEMFQGLDTSELRLIEKPIYTHESLRVSPGGAMKNRLPRYTYLHGNQKLPEMLAEGLDVRTGLGVGALKRSGDEYVVAGEPFDAVILTPPVPEIEPLLASISEMRPLANTYYRPCLTVLLGYAHAVGEVPYHALLDQEQRHPLVWLSIETEKCAGRAPDGHTAFVAQLGPQYSQSYFGSEDEAIIASVAGYLSRLYGEAFLKPEVAEVRRWKHAQPETYAMFDTVNQTHSRLLVASDGVLGARVEFAYEAGIRAAKLLLAQ, from the coding sequence ATGAGGGTCGCCATCGTGGGGGCCGGCATGGCCGGCCTTGGGGCTGGACGACGGCTCAGCCGCCACGGCTGGAACCCCGTGCTCTTCGAGATCGAGGACCACGTCGGCGGCCGAATCGTCACCGAAGCGCTGGGGCCTTACGTGTTCGATTCCGGGGCCACCGATCTCGCACCGGGCAGCACCAACCTCGCCGACGAGATGTTCCAAGGGCTCGACACGTCCGAGCTTCGCTTGATCGAGAAGCCCATCTACACGCACGAATCGCTGCGCGTCTCCCCCGGCGGCGCCATGAAGAACCGCCTGCCGCGGTACACCTACCTCCACGGAAACCAGAAACTGCCCGAGATGCTGGCCGAAGGGCTCGACGTCCGGACGGGGTTGGGCGTCGGTGCGCTCAAGCGGTCCGGCGACGAGTACGTGGTCGCGGGTGAGCCTTTCGACGCGGTCATCCTCACGCCTCCGGTGCCCGAGATCGAGCCGCTGCTCGCTTCGATTTCCGAGATGCGGCCCTTGGCGAACACCTATTACCGACCCTGCCTCACCGTACTCTTGGGCTACGCCCACGCGGTCGGCGAGGTCCCCTACCATGCGTTGCTGGACCAGGAGCAACGCCACCCGCTCGTCTGGCTGAGCATCGAGACCGAGAAGTGCGCCGGGCGCGCGCCCGACGGCCACACCGCGTTCGTGGCGCAGTTGGGGCCGCAGTACAGCCAGTCCTACTTCGGGTCCGAAGACGAGGCGATCATCGCCTCGGTCGCGGGCTACCTGTCGCGGCTGTACGGGGAGGCGTTCCTCAAGCCGGAGGTCGCCGAGGTGCGCCGCTGGAAACACGCCCAGCCGGAAACGTACGCGATGTTCGATACGGTGAACCAGACGCACTCCCGGCTGCTGGTGGCCAGCGACGGGGTGTTGGGGGCCCGCGTCGAGTTCGCATACGAGGCCGGCATCCGCGCCGCGAAGTTGCTGTTAGCGCAGTAA
- a CDS encoding metal-dependent transcriptional regulator — protein sequence MASKEISLRVPASCRPGEQHKAQRAFSESVEEYLEGIYRLQKEVDRVSTGELAVYMMVSAGSVTTMIKKMAELGLVIHEPYQGISLTESGERLAKQLTRAHRILEVFLVETLELPWNDVHELACKLEHYISEEIISQIDRKLGHPETCPHGNPVHPDTEDHSFRLQDATEGARLVVAKITDERVEFLRHLEEVGLLPGVKFTAVGSSPIDDLIHLDIAGKRHTVGKVVARHLWVRGA from the coding sequence ATGGCCTCGAAGGAGATCAGCCTCAGAGTACCCGCGAGTTGCAGGCCCGGAGAGCAACACAAGGCGCAACGGGCGTTCAGCGAGAGCGTCGAGGAGTACCTCGAGGGCATTTACCGGCTCCAAAAGGAGGTCGATCGCGTCAGCACCGGCGAACTCGCCGTGTACATGATGGTCAGCGCCGGCTCGGTCACGACGATGATCAAGAAGATGGCCGAACTCGGCCTCGTCATTCACGAGCCTTACCAGGGCATCAGCCTGACCGAGAGCGGCGAGCGGTTGGCGAAGCAGCTCACCCGCGCGCACCGCATCCTCGAAGTGTTCCTCGTGGAGACGCTCGAACTCCCGTGGAACGACGTGCACGAACTCGCGTGCAAGCTCGAGCACTACATCTCGGAGGAGATCATTTCGCAGATCGACCGAAAGCTCGGCCATCCCGAAACCTGTCCGCACGGCAACCCGGTCCACCCCGACACCGAAGACCACAGCTTTCGCCTGCAGGACGCCACCGAAGGGGCCCGGCTCGTCGTGGCGAAAATCACCGACGAGCGCGTCGAGTTCCTTCGGCACCTGGAAGAGGTCGGCCTGCTGCCCGGTGTGAAGTTCACCGCCGTGGGATCGTCCCCGATCGACGACCTGATCCACCTGGACATCGCCGGCAAGCGGCACACGGTGGGCAAGGTCGTCGCGCGCCACCTCTGGGTGCGTGGGGCTTAG
- a CDS encoding ABC transporter ATP-binding protein: MLAVRQLGKRFGSRWLFRDVEFDLLAGQALVVLGANGSGKSTLLRTIAGLVPASVGSVEVEGPLGMSTLELALYPQLTAEEHLEFSGAMRGCDPRIAELLSQVGLEAAAQVPAGRYSTGMKARLRMAMAIQHRPKVLLLDEPGAGLDEKGRALTEAICATQRSEGVLVLATNDPSERRFGTHELELGS; encoded by the coding sequence ATGCTTGCCGTGCGCCAACTGGGAAAGCGGTTCGGAAGCCGCTGGCTGTTTCGGGATGTGGAGTTCGACCTCTTGGCGGGCCAGGCCCTGGTGGTGCTTGGCGCGAACGGGTCGGGCAAGTCCACCCTGCTGCGCACGATCGCGGGGCTGGTTCCCGCCAGCGTGGGCTCGGTGGAGGTTGAGGGGCCACTGGGCATGTCCACCCTCGAGTTGGCGCTCTATCCGCAGCTCACCGCGGAGGAGCATTTGGAGTTCAGCGGCGCGATGCGCGGATGCGATCCCCGCATCGCGGAACTTCTGAGCCAGGTGGGGTTGGAGGCGGCGGCCCAGGTGCCCGCGGGGCGTTACTCGACGGGGATGAAGGCGCGCCTGCGAATGGCGATGGCAATCCAGCACCGGCCGAAGGTGCTGCTCCTGGACGAGCCGGGCGCGGGCTTGGACGAGAAGGGGCGTGCGCTCACCGAGGCGATCTGCGCGACCCAGCGCTCCGAGGGAGTGCTCGTGCTGGCCACGAACGACCCATCCGAGAGGAGGTTTGGAACGCATGAGCTCGAACTGGGGTCGTGA
- a CDS encoding heme exporter protein CcmB yields the protein MSSNWGREIAAVVRKEARCELRARSGLITGFLFSVLAVVAVTFASFGLKVGGSLASGLLWVALLFGAVIALPRAFVAEEEQGTGDLLRLVARPHAVYWGKVMFNYVQITANGVVLGTLLVALLDLKLAAPWLFMTTLAVGCAALAGAVTLCGALVAQAANRAALAGVVALPLLLPLLALGVGAMRASLGDGTVGGSVSALFGLSGYAALALVGGPPLFAAVWKS from the coding sequence ATGAGCTCGAACTGGGGTCGTGAGATCGCCGCGGTCGTTCGGAAGGAGGCGCGGTGCGAGCTGCGCGCGCGCAGCGGCCTCATCACGGGCTTCTTGTTCAGCGTGCTGGCGGTCGTCGCCGTCACGTTCGCGTCCTTCGGGCTGAAGGTCGGGGGAAGCCTTGCGTCGGGACTGCTGTGGGTCGCCCTGCTCTTTGGCGCGGTGATCGCCCTGCCCCGTGCGTTTGTCGCCGAGGAGGAGCAGGGCACGGGCGACCTGCTGCGCCTTGTGGCCCGACCCCATGCGGTGTATTGGGGCAAGGTGATGTTCAACTACGTCCAGATCACGGCCAACGGAGTGGTGCTCGGAACGTTGTTGGTGGCCCTGCTCGATTTGAAGCTCGCGGCCCCGTGGCTGTTTATGACCACGCTTGCGGTGGGGTGCGCGGCGCTCGCCGGGGCGGTAACCTTATGTGGAGCGCTGGTGGCCCAGGCAGCCAATCGGGCGGCCTTGGCGGGGGTGGTCGCGTTGCCGCTGCTCCTTCCCCTCTTGGCGCTTGGCGTCGGGGCGATGCGCGCGTCGTTGGGCGATGGAACCGTGGGCGGCAGCGTCTCCGCGCTCTTCGGACTTTCGGGTTATGCGGCGCTTGCCTTGGTTGGAGGGCCGCCCTTGTTCGCGGCGGTGTGGAAAAGTTGA
- the ccsA gene encoding cytochrome c biogenesis protein CcsA, whose product MLFAIATVETYRVPAAPAFQKPDLARLIFFHLPCAITATLFLFFGSYLSLRYLLAKTPDWDVRATTANELGSLLAVLTMITGVLFSKVQWGAWWQWDPRQTSFLMLLLLYAAYFALRGGIADPIRRAANSAAYSVAMVLPTIFLVFVFPRLPQVQSFHPSNTVAGGGFDANYGRLLGVLMVLMFGLTVLLYKMQVRASALELKLEEIDAGLDDRGDGAARGVVRPVSVSKTD is encoded by the coding sequence GTGTTGTTCGCGATCGCGACGGTCGAGACGTATCGGGTGCCGGCCGCGCCCGCATTTCAGAAGCCCGATCTCGCCCGATTGATCTTCTTCCATCTGCCGTGCGCGATCACGGCGACGCTGTTCTTGTTCTTCGGTTCGTACCTGTCGCTGCGCTACCTGCTTGCCAAGACGCCCGACTGGGACGTGCGCGCGACGACGGCCAACGAGCTGGGTTCGCTGCTCGCGGTGCTCACGATGATCACCGGCGTGCTCTTCTCGAAGGTGCAGTGGGGTGCGTGGTGGCAGTGGGATCCACGGCAGACGTCGTTTTTGATGCTGCTCTTGCTGTACGCGGCGTACTTCGCGTTGCGCGGAGGCATCGCCGACCCCATTCGGAGGGCGGCCAATTCGGCGGCTTACTCGGTGGCGATGGTGCTGCCCACGATCTTTCTCGTCTTCGTGTTCCCGCGCCTTCCGCAGGTGCAGTCGTTCCACCCGTCGAACACCGTCGCGGGCGGAGGGTTCGACGCGAACTATGGGCGGCTTCTGGGCGTGCTCATGGTGCTGATGTTCGGATTGACGGTGTTGTTGTACAAGATGCAGGTGCGCGCGAGCGCCCTCGAGTTGAAGTTGGAGGAAATCGATGCAGGATTGGATGATCGCGGCGACGGCGCCGCTCGTGGTGTGGTGCGGCCTGTTTCTGTATCTAAGACGGATTGA